From the genome of Hymenobacter sp. PAMC 26628, one region includes:
- the lipA gene encoding lipoyl synthase, giving the protein MIDLPILNQPETAAPARPRKPDWLRVKLPVGPEYAAVRKLVDEHKLHTICESGNCPNMGECWGAGTATFMILGNICTRSCSFCAVATGRPTELDLDEPRRVAEAIALMKVKHAVLTSVNRDELKDRGASVWRETVVLTKQLSPSTTIETLIPDVKANWDALETMISGGQEVISHNVETVGSLYRLVRPQAKYDRSLEQIRRTKLAGHRTKSGIMLGLGEQPDELYQAMDDLVANGLDILTLGQYLQPTKRHLAVAEFITPDQFAHYREEGLKRGLKYVESGPLVRSSYHAERHVNVPV; this is encoded by the coding sequence ATGATTGACCTGCCCATCCTCAACCAGCCCGAAACGGCCGCCCCGGCCCGCCCCCGCAAGCCCGACTGGCTGCGCGTGAAGCTGCCCGTGGGCCCCGAGTACGCCGCCGTGCGCAAGCTCGTCGACGAGCATAAGCTGCACACCATTTGCGAGAGCGGCAACTGCCCTAACATGGGCGAGTGCTGGGGCGCCGGCACCGCTACGTTCATGATTCTGGGCAACATTTGCACACGCTCGTGCTCGTTTTGCGCCGTGGCCACCGGCCGCCCCACCGAGCTGGACCTCGACGAGCCTCGCCGCGTGGCCGAGGCCATTGCCCTGATGAAGGTGAAGCACGCCGTGCTTACCAGCGTGAACCGCGACGAGCTCAAGGACCGCGGTGCCAGCGTGTGGCGCGAAACCGTGGTGCTCACCAAGCAGCTCTCGCCCAGCACCACCATCGAAACCCTCATCCCCGACGTGAAAGCCAATTGGGACGCCCTAGAAACCATGATTTCGGGCGGCCAAGAAGTGATTTCGCACAACGTGGAAACCGTGGGCAGCCTCTACCGCCTGGTGCGCCCGCAGGCCAAGTACGACCGCTCGCTGGAGCAAATCCGCCGCACGAAGCTGGCCGGGCACCGCACCAAGTCGGGCATCATGCTGGGCCTGGGCGAGCAGCCCGACGAGCTGTACCAAGCCATGGACGACCTCGTGGCCAACGGCCTCGACATTCTCACCCTCGGCCAGTACCTGCAGCCCACCAAGCGCCACCTGGCCGTGGCCGAGTTCATCACCCCCGACCAATTTGCCCACTACCGCGAAGAAGGCCTCAAGCGCGGCCTGAAGTACGTGGAAAGCGGCCCCCTGGTACGCAGCTCCTACCACGCCGAGCGCCACGTGAACGTACCGGTGTAA
- a CDS encoding DUF4136 domain-containing protein codes for MKPNSRFFARPVALVATGLALLLGTAACTTSHVGVSNDFDHAVNFSAYKTWSWYPKQQADTQGGPAKGYESFVDQRIRAAVAADLTAKGLTEVAQGQAPDVFVAYSARVENQQQTSPYYNGLGYPYGYGYGYGGYGRGYAPVTQYKAGTVIIDIVDARRKELAWRGTGMAALNQNNISQDEATRIVTGILGTYPPNETNTRR; via the coding sequence ATGAAACCCAATTCCCGCTTTTTTGCCCGCCCGGTAGCTTTGGTTGCCACGGGTTTGGCGCTGCTCCTGGGCACCGCCGCCTGCACCACGTCGCACGTGGGCGTGTCCAATGACTTTGACCACGCCGTCAACTTCAGCGCCTACAAAACCTGGTCTTGGTACCCCAAGCAGCAGGCCGATACCCAGGGGGGCCCCGCCAAGGGCTACGAGTCGTTTGTTGACCAGCGCATTCGCGCAGCCGTGGCGGCCGATTTGACCGCCAAGGGCTTGACCGAAGTGGCGCAGGGCCAGGCCCCCGACGTGTTCGTGGCCTACAGCGCCCGCGTGGAGAACCAGCAGCAAACGTCGCCCTACTACAACGGGCTAGGCTACCCCTATGGCTACGGGTACGGGTACGGCGGCTACGGCCGCGGCTACGCACCCGTGACGCAGTACAAAGCCGGCACCGTCATCATCGACATCGTGGACGCCCGCCGCAAGGAGCTGGCCTGGCGCGGTACCGGCATGGCCGCCCTCAACCAGAACAACATCTCGCAGGACGAGGCCACGCGCATCGTGACCGGCATCCTGGGCACCTACCCACCCAACGAGACCAACACCCGCCGCTAA
- the gcvP gene encoding aminomethyl-transferring glycine dehydrogenase: MPLKPQPADVFEARHNAPSAADQAAMLRTIGVASVAQLIDETVPPAIRLPRALDLPAALSERAFLAKFKQIASQNQVFKSYIGLGYHDTTLPPVIQRNILENPGWYTAYTPYQAEIAQGRLEALINYQTMVIDLTGLEIANASLLDEGTAAAEAMHMLHSQTKKKGAYKYFVSEQVLPQTLDLLRTRATPVGIELVIGDHREADLGGPDFFGAMVQYPGADGEIFDYKDFIAGAHQHDVFVVMAADLLALTLLTSPGELGADVCVGNSQRFGVPMGYGGPHAGFFSCKDQFKRVIPGRLIGQSIDAAGNKAYRMALQTREQHIRREKATSNICTAQVLLSVLAGMYAVYHGPQRLRQFAVNTHALAQTLAAGLHTLGVEQTNEFYFDTLNLRLESAEMQQAVRQEAEARGLNFRYFGEVRVGLSLNQNTELHDVADILDVFGKVLGKETDKPAPLEEVELLAPAGLARTSEYLTHPVFNTHHAEHELLRYMKQLENKDLSLAHSMIALGSCTMKLNATAEMIPVTWAEIGGLHPFAPVEQAKGYAQIFSDLQTWLCEVTGFAAVSLQPNSGAQGEYAGLLAIRGYHEARGDHHRNVALIPASAHGTNPASAVMAGMQVVVVKSTEDGNIDVADLKAQADKYADKLSCLMVTYPSTHGVYEETIIEICELIHQHGGRVYMDGANMNAQVGLTSPAIIGADVCHLNLHKTFCIPHGGGGPGVGPIGVVADLAPYLPGHAVVPVEGRSSGAVSAAPWGSASILPISYAYISMMGGDGLQRATELAILNANYIKARLEAHYPVLYTGSHGRCAHEMILDCRHFKKAGIEVEDIAKRLMDYGFHAPTVSFPVAGTLMVEPTESESKAELDRFCDAMIAIRKEIAEVEAGRADAKDNVLKHAPHTAATVLVHDWTRPYSREQAVYPLESVRANKFWPSVSRIDSAYGDRNLICSCTPIEQYADHEEELVQADKGPSY; encoded by the coding sequence ATGCCGCTGAAACCCCAGCCCGCCGACGTTTTTGAAGCCCGCCACAACGCCCCCAGCGCCGCCGACCAGGCAGCCATGCTCCGCACCATCGGGGTGGCCAGCGTGGCCCAGCTCATCGACGAAACCGTGCCGCCCGCCATCCGCCTGCCCCGGGCCTTGGATTTACCCGCCGCCCTCAGCGAGCGGGCTTTTTTGGCAAAATTCAAGCAGATTGCCAGCCAGAACCAGGTGTTCAAGAGCTACATCGGCCTGGGCTACCACGACACCACGCTGCCGCCGGTCATCCAGCGCAACATCCTCGAAAACCCCGGTTGGTACACCGCCTACACGCCCTACCAAGCCGAAATTGCCCAGGGCCGCCTCGAAGCCCTCATCAATTACCAAACGATGGTGATTGACCTCACGGGCCTCGAAATTGCCAACGCCAGCCTGCTCGACGAGGGCACCGCCGCCGCCGAGGCCATGCACATGCTGCACTCACAGACGAAGAAAAAAGGCGCTTACAAATACTTCGTCTCGGAGCAGGTGCTGCCCCAAACCCTCGACCTGCTGCGCACCCGCGCCACGCCGGTGGGCATCGAGCTGGTCATCGGCGACCACCGCGAGGCCGACCTCGGGGGCCCCGATTTCTTCGGCGCCATGGTGCAGTACCCGGGTGCCGACGGCGAGATTTTTGACTACAAAGACTTCATTGCCGGGGCCCACCAGCACGACGTGTTCGTGGTGATGGCAGCCGACTTGCTGGCCCTCACGCTGCTTACTTCGCCCGGCGAGCTGGGAGCTGATGTGTGCGTGGGCAACTCGCAACGCTTTGGCGTGCCGATGGGCTACGGGGGCCCCCACGCGGGCTTCTTCTCGTGCAAAGACCAGTTCAAGCGCGTCATCCCCGGCCGTCTGATTGGCCAGAGCATCGACGCGGCCGGCAACAAGGCCTACCGCATGGCCCTGCAAACCCGCGAGCAGCACATCCGCCGCGAAAAAGCCACGAGTAACATCTGCACCGCGCAGGTGCTGCTGAGCGTACTCGCCGGCATGTACGCCGTGTACCACGGGCCCCAGCGGCTGCGGCAGTTCGCCGTCAACACCCACGCCCTGGCCCAAACCCTGGCCGCCGGCCTGCACACGCTGGGCGTGGAGCAAACCAACGAATTTTACTTCGACACGCTGAACTTGCGCCTGGAAAGCGCCGAAATGCAGCAGGCCGTGCGCCAGGAAGCCGAGGCCCGGGGCCTCAACTTCCGCTACTTCGGCGAGGTGCGGGTGGGCCTTTCGCTCAACCAAAACACCGAGCTGCACGACGTGGCCGACATCCTCGACGTGTTCGGCAAGGTGCTGGGCAAGGAGACGGACAAGCCCGCGCCGCTCGAAGAAGTGGAGCTGCTGGCCCCCGCCGGCCTGGCCCGCACCAGCGAGTACCTGACGCACCCGGTCTTCAACACGCACCACGCCGAGCACGAGCTGCTGCGCTACATGAAGCAGCTCGAAAACAAGGACCTGAGCCTGGCCCACAGCATGATTGCCCTGGGCTCGTGCACGATGAAGCTGAATGCCACCGCCGAAATGATTCCGGTGACCTGGGCCGAAATTGGGGGCCTGCACCCCTTCGCCCCCGTGGAGCAAGCCAAAGGCTACGCCCAAATTTTCAGCGACCTGCAAACGTGGCTGTGCGAGGTGACCGGCTTTGCCGCCGTCAGCCTCCAGCCCAACTCGGGGGCCCAGGGCGAGTACGCCGGCCTGCTGGCCATCCGCGGCTACCACGAAGCCCGCGGCGACCACCACCGCAACGTGGCCCTGATTCCGGCCTCGGCCCACGGCACCAATCCCGCCTCGGCCGTGATGGCCGGCATGCAAGTGGTAGTAGTGAAGAGCACCGAGGACGGCAACATCGACGTGGCCGACCTAAAGGCCCAAGCCGATAAGTACGCCGACAAGCTGAGCTGCCTGATGGTGACCTACCCCAGCACGCACGGCGTGTACGAGGAAACCATTATTGAAATCTGCGAACTGATTCACCAGCACGGCGGCCGCGTGTACATGGACGGCGCCAACATGAACGCCCAGGTGGGCCTCACCTCGCCCGCCATCATCGGCGCCGACGTGTGCCACCTCAACTTGCACAAAACCTTCTGCATCCCGCACGGCGGCGGGGGCCCCGGCGTGGGGCCCATCGGCGTGGTGGCCGACCTGGCCCCCTACCTGCCCGGCCACGCCGTGGTGCCGGTGGAAGGCCGCAGCAGCGGCGCGGTTTCGGCCGCGCCCTGGGGCTCGGCCAGCATTTTGCCCATCAGCTACGCCTACATTTCAATGATGGGCGGCGACGGCTTGCAGCGCGCCACGGAGCTGGCCATCCTGAATGCCAATTACATCAAGGCCCGCCTGGAAGCGCACTACCCGGTGCTGTACACCGGCAGCCACGGCCGCTGCGCCCACGAGATGATTCTGGACTGCCGCCACTTCAAAAAGGCCGGCATCGAGGTAGAAGACATTGCCAAGCGCTTGATGGACTACGGTTTCCACGCGCCCACGGTGAGCTTCCCGGTGGCCGGCACGCTGATGGTGGAGCCCACCGAGAGCGAGAGCAAGGCTGAGCTGGACCGCTTCTGCGACGCTATGATTGCCATCCGCAAGGAGATAGCCGAGGTGGAAGCCGGCCGCGCCGATGCCAAGGACAACGTCCTCAAGCACGCCCCGCACACCGCCGCTACCGTGCTCGTGCACGACTGGACGCGCCCCTACTCCCGCGAGCAGGCCGTGTACCCGCTCGAATCGGTGCGCGCCAACAAGTTCTGGCCCAGCGTGAGCCGCATCGACTCGGCTTACGGCGACCGCAACCTGATTTGCAGCTGCACGCCCATCGAACAGTACGCCGACCACGAGGAGGAGCTGGTACAGGCCGACAAGGGTCCCTCGTACTAG
- a CDS encoding OsmC family protein codes for MPTATAHYLGHLRTEATHVASGTIIHTDAPVDNHGKGEAFSPTDLVCVALASCIVTTMGIVADRHQLDLAGSTYATTKHMSTEAPRRIARIEVALRLPTALAAADRALMERTARTCPVALSLHPDVDKQITFSYDL; via the coding sequence ATGCCCACCGCTACCGCCCATTACCTCGGCCACCTGCGCACCGAAGCCACCCACGTGGCCTCGGGCACCATCATCCACACCGACGCGCCCGTTGACAACCACGGCAAGGGCGAAGCCTTTTCGCCCACCGACCTGGTGTGCGTGGCCCTGGCCTCGTGCATCGTCACCACCATGGGCATCGTGGCCGACCGCCACCAGCTTGACCTGGCCGGCAGCACCTACGCCACCACCAAGCACATGAGCACCGAGGCGCCGCGCCGCATCGCGCGCATCGAGGTGGCCCTGCGCCTGCCCACCGCCCTCGCCGCCGCCGACCGGGCCCTGATGGAGCGCACCGCCCGCACCTGCCCCGTGGCCCTGAGCCTGCACCCCGACGTGGACAAGCAAATCACCTTCAGCTACGACCTGTAG
- a CDS encoding glycoside hydrolase family 130 protein, which yields MRISPSHVPFLIGSVAALALLAGCNGSPNTAAVATAPSAGAPADTTAAASGGSWALLNFVKVDSANPILGPSAVGKFTDPVLKKTVLWEEKDVFNPAVVVRDGKIYMLYRAENKITTFGKASRVGLASSTDGIHFAREPEPVLYPANDAQKKYETGGTEDPRVVEDAKGTYYMTYTAYDGKLARLHVASSPDLRHWTKYGNAFAQAGGGKYLGKWSKSGSIVSRYEPDGRIVATKIKGKYWMYWGDAQIWLATSDDLIHWTPLEMAPGEKPPVPLRDQALTLPNLKVVLPTRAGKFDSDLVESGPPAMLTDQGIRLIYNSRNVPSFGDKSLPEGTYTAAQALFDKNDPTKLLQRTNTNFMRPDKPYEKTGQVNQVVFLEGLARYKSTWFLYYGTADSKIAVATRPVE from the coding sequence ATGCGTATTTCCCCCAGCCACGTTCCTTTCCTCATCGGCAGCGTTGCCGCGCTGGCCCTGCTGGCCGGCTGCAACGGCTCGCCTAACACCGCCGCGGTGGCCACCGCGCCCAGCGCCGGGGCCCCAGCCGACACCACCGCCGCGGCCAGCGGCGGCAGCTGGGCCCTGCTAAACTTCGTAAAAGTAGACAGCGCCAACCCCATTTTGGGCCCCAGCGCGGTGGGCAAGTTCACCGACCCCGTTCTGAAAAAGACAGTGCTGTGGGAGGAAAAAGACGTGTTCAACCCCGCTGTGGTGGTGCGCGACGGCAAGATTTACATGCTGTACCGGGCCGAGAATAAAATCACCACCTTCGGCAAGGCCTCGCGCGTGGGCCTGGCCAGCAGCACCGACGGCATCCACTTCGCGCGCGAGCCCGAGCCCGTACTGTACCCCGCCAACGACGCCCAGAAGAAGTACGAAACCGGCGGCACCGAGGACCCGCGCGTGGTGGAAGATGCCAAGGGCACCTATTACATGACCTACACGGCCTACGACGGCAAACTGGCCCGCCTGCACGTGGCCTCCTCGCCCGACCTGCGGCACTGGACGAAGTACGGCAACGCTTTTGCCCAGGCCGGCGGCGGCAAGTACCTGGGCAAGTGGAGCAAATCGGGCTCCATCGTGTCGCGCTACGAGCCCGACGGGCGCATCGTGGCCACCAAAATCAAGGGCAAGTACTGGATGTACTGGGGCGACGCCCAAATCTGGTTGGCCACCTCCGACGACCTCATCCACTGGACGCCGCTGGAAATGGCACCCGGCGAGAAGCCGCCCGTGCCGCTGCGCGACCAAGCCCTTACCCTGCCCAACCTGAAGGTGGTGCTGCCCACCCGCGCCGGCAAGTTCGACAGCGACCTGGTGGAATCGGGCCCCCCGGCCATGCTCACCGACCAAGGCATCCGCCTGATTTACAACAGCCGCAACGTGCCCTCGTTCGGCGACAAGTCGCTGCCCGAGGGCACCTACACCGCCGCCCAGGCCCTGTTCGACAAGAACGACCCCACCAAGCTGCTCCAGCGCACCAACACCAACTTCATGCGCCCCGACAAGCCCTACGAGAAGACCGGCCAGGTGAACCAAGTAGTGTTTCTGGAAGGCCTAGCGCGCTACAAGTCCACCTGGTTTCTGTACTACGGTACCGCCGATTCGAAAATCGCCGTCGCCACTCGCCCGGTGGAATAA
- a CDS encoding NAD(P)-dependent oxidoreductase has protein sequence MLKIGLLCEGKTPPDRRVPLTPKKCVEAQSTFPGLQIIVQNSPLRSYADQEYRDLGIEVREDMAGCDVLLGVKEVPVAQLLPYQTYLFFSHTIKAQPANQQLLRAVLDRSIKLIDYELITNERGERVVAFGRYAGIVGAYNGLLTYGRKHGLFALKPAHECVDMDDMQEEYFKVKALPPIKIAVTGTGRVAQGALEVLDRVGIRRVSVYDYLYHDFREPVYAQLCSADYNSRRDGRVWDTTDFHRHPEAYKSTFGLFAPVTDLLIACAFWHPAAPRLFELADVGGPNFRINTIADVTCDVNGSIPITQRSTSIPDPAFDYDPTTGVLAPPYSGPQNITVMAVDNLPCELPRNASRDFGRQLLDHVFPQFFNGDAGGVLARATIAMEGKLTERFGYLAGYAGAGR, from the coding sequence ATGCTCAAAATTGGTCTGCTCTGCGAGGGCAAAACCCCGCCCGACCGCCGCGTACCCCTTACGCCCAAGAAGTGCGTGGAAGCCCAAAGCACGTTCCCCGGCCTGCAAATAATTGTGCAAAACAGCCCGCTGCGCAGCTACGCCGACCAGGAATACCGCGACCTGGGCATCGAGGTGCGCGAGGATATGGCCGGCTGCGACGTGCTGCTGGGCGTGAAGGAAGTGCCCGTGGCCCAGCTGCTGCCGTACCAAACGTACCTGTTCTTCTCGCACACCATCAAGGCGCAGCCGGCCAACCAGCAGCTCCTGCGCGCGGTGCTCGACCGTAGTATTAAACTTATTGACTACGAGCTGATTACCAATGAGCGCGGCGAGCGGGTGGTGGCCTTTGGGCGTTACGCCGGCATTGTGGGGGCCTACAACGGGCTGCTCACCTACGGCCGCAAGCACGGCCTGTTTGCCCTCAAGCCCGCTCACGAGTGCGTGGACATGGACGACATGCAGGAGGAATACTTCAAAGTCAAAGCGCTGCCGCCCATCAAGATAGCCGTGACCGGCACCGGCCGCGTGGCCCAGGGGGCCCTGGAAGTGCTCGACCGCGTGGGCATCCGGCGGGTGAGCGTGTACGACTACCTTTACCACGATTTCCGCGAGCCGGTGTACGCGCAGCTGTGCTCAGCCGACTACAACAGCCGCCGCGACGGCCGCGTCTGGGACACAACCGATTTCCACCGCCACCCGGAGGCTTACAAGTCCACCTTTGGCCTGTTCGCACCCGTCACCGACCTGCTGATTGCCTGCGCTTTCTGGCACCCGGCGGCCCCGCGCCTCTTCGAGCTGGCCGACGTTGGGGGCCCCAACTTCCGCATCAACACCATCGCCGATGTCACCTGCGACGTGAACGGTTCCATCCCCATCACGCAGCGCAGCACCAGCATCCCCGACCCCGCCTTCGACTACGACCCCACCACCGGGGTCCTGGCGCCGCCCTACTCGGGCCCCCAGAATATCACGGTGATGGCCGTGGACAACCTGCCCTGCGAGCTGCCCCGCAACGCCAGCCGCGACTTCGGCCGCCAGCTGCTCGACCATGTGTTCCCCCAGTTTTTCAACGGCGATGCCGGCGGCGTGCTGGCCCGCGCCACCATTGCCATGGAGGGGAAATTGACGGAGCGGTTCGGGTATCTGGCGGGGTACGCGGGCGCCGGCCGGTAA
- the fucP gene encoding L-fucose:H+ symporter permease, translating to MQPAATAATVPQTASFTEKKYVPTLIFVSSLFMLWAIAITMGDVLNKHFQNVLHVSKANSGLVQFSIFGAYAVMGIPAGLFMKRFGYKNGVLLGLGLYAVGAFLFVPAANASSFGFFRGALFVLACGLATLEAVAHPFMAALGDQRTSDQRLNFAQSFNGLGAVVGPLLGSYFILGGSAAHVTGDLSSVKTMYTIIGSVILGIAVAFFFVRVPPLSNAHAAPAPAETEAGFYSGTAEVAPAAKGLLRHRHFVWAWVAQFLNVAAQGGTWAFFINYGVEKMHFSDKVAASYFALFMVLMMSGRFVGTFLMRFIAPPKLLATFALANIAMCLVVAQSWGWPSFVCLLLINFFFSIMFPTIFSLGIKDLGPQTPQASSVLVMAVAGGAFFPFLMGKIANHDIAAAYYLPIICYAFIFLFGARLYRVR from the coding sequence ATGCAACCAGCCGCCACGGCAGCCACCGTGCCCCAGACCGCCTCCTTCACGGAGAAAAAGTACGTGCCGACGCTGATTTTTGTCTCGTCGCTGTTCATGCTCTGGGCCATTGCCATTACGATGGGCGACGTGCTCAACAAGCACTTCCAGAACGTGTTGCACGTGAGCAAGGCCAACTCGGGGCTGGTGCAGTTCTCCATTTTTGGGGCCTACGCGGTGATGGGCATCCCGGCGGGCTTGTTTATGAAGCGCTTCGGCTACAAGAACGGCGTACTGCTGGGGCTAGGGCTGTACGCGGTGGGCGCGTTCCTGTTCGTGCCGGCGGCCAACGCCAGCTCGTTTGGCTTTTTCCGGGGGGCCCTGTTCGTGCTGGCCTGCGGGCTGGCCACGCTGGAGGCCGTGGCGCACCCCTTCATGGCTGCCCTCGGCGACCAACGCACCAGCGACCAGCGCCTGAACTTTGCCCAATCCTTCAACGGCCTGGGGGCGGTGGTGGGGCCCCTGCTGGGCAGCTACTTCATATTGGGCGGCAGCGCGGCGCACGTCACCGGCGACTTGTCGTCGGTGAAAACCATGTACACCATCATCGGCAGCGTTATCCTGGGCATCGCCGTGGCGTTTTTCTTCGTGCGGGTGCCGCCCCTCTCCAACGCCCACGCCGCCCCCGCGCCCGCCGAAACCGAGGCCGGCTTTTACTCGGGCACGGCCGAGGTGGCGCCGGCCGCCAAGGGCCTGCTGCGGCACCGCCACTTCGTGTGGGCCTGGGTGGCGCAGTTCCTCAACGTGGCGGCGCAGGGCGGTACCTGGGCGTTTTTCATCAACTACGGGGTTGAGAAAATGCACTTTTCCGACAAAGTGGCCGCCAGCTACTTCGCCCTGTTCATGGTGCTGATGATGAGCGGCCGCTTCGTGGGCACCTTCCTCATGCGCTTCATCGCCCCACCCAAACTACTAGCCACCTTTGCCTTGGCCAACATCGCCATGTGCCTGGTAGTGGCCCAAAGCTGGGGCTGGCCGTCGTTCGTCTGCCTGCTGCTGATCAACTTCTTCTTCAGCATCATGTTCCCCACCATTTTCAGCCTGGGCATCAAAGACCTGGGGCCCCAGACGCCGCAAGCCTCGTCGGTGCTGGTGATGGCCGTAGCCGGCGGCGCGTTCTTCCCCTTCCTCATGGGCAAAATCGCCAACCACGACATCGCCGCGGCCTATTACCTGCCCATTATCTGCTACGCCTTCATCTTCCTGTTCGGCGCTAGGCTGTACCGGGTACGCTAG
- a CDS encoding Uma2 family endonuclease, translated as MAVITQLSQLDPNQSYTYADYLSWRFTEFVELVKGKLLRPMAGPSPRHQQYSTNLVAEIHPFLKGKACRVYAAPFDVRLITGGGNGDEEIRTVVQPDICVVCDLGKIDSRGCVGAPDWIIEILSPGNAGHDTKTKFDLYQESGVREYWIVFPGINTVTAYVLENERYELAAEYAAPGPMPVATLPGLALEWADLFDDL; from the coding sequence ATGGCCGTTATCACCCAGCTTTCGCAGCTTGATCCGAACCAGTCTTATACCTACGCCGACTACTTAAGCTGGCGGTTCACTGAGTTTGTGGAGTTAGTGAAGGGCAAGTTGTTGCGGCCCATGGCGGGCCCCAGCCCCCGCCACCAGCAGTATTCCACCAACTTGGTGGCTGAAATACACCCTTTCCTGAAAGGCAAGGCCTGCCGGGTCTACGCCGCGCCTTTCGACGTGCGCCTGATCACGGGCGGCGGTAATGGCGACGAGGAAATCCGCACCGTGGTGCAGCCCGACATCTGCGTGGTGTGCGACTTGGGCAAAATTGACAGCCGCGGCTGCGTGGGGGCCCCCGATTGGATTATTGAAATCCTCTCGCCCGGCAACGCCGGCCACGACACCAAAACCAAGTTCGACCTCTACCAGGAAAGCGGGGTGCGCGAATACTGGATTGTGTTCCCCGGCATTAACACGGTGACGGCCTACGTGCTCGAAAACGAGCGATATGAACTGGCCGCCGAGTACGCTGCGCCGGGCCCCATGCCGGTGGCCACGCTGCCGGGACTGGCTTTGGAATGGGCCGACTTGTTCGACGATCTTTAG